A stretch of Halogeometricum sp. S1BR25-6 DNA encodes these proteins:
- a CDS encoding sugar phosphate isomerase/epimerase family protein, with protein sequence MVRPAIQLYTLREIGEPLTETLDRVAETVYEGVEFAGLGEESPDAVADALESTGLEAVGAHVPLDDLQDDYEATVEAYDVIGCERIVVPTYGEEGFTSESAVKATAEELTTLADRLADDGFEAHYHNHAYEFAEMRGEFGTAYDAFAARTDDRLGLEFDVGLARHGGASPTAYIDRYADRISLVHLTDTVPDDEKTLHVDLGEGVVDLRACVHAATDADVAWLIHENGLTTDPKATLTRSADRVRELLDGP encoded by the coding sequence ATGGTCCGACCGGCGATTCAGCTGTACACGCTCAGAGAGATCGGAGAACCGCTGACCGAGACGCTCGACCGCGTCGCCGAGACGGTGTACGAAGGCGTCGAGTTCGCCGGATTGGGTGAGGAGTCACCCGATGCCGTTGCCGACGCTCTCGAATCGACGGGTCTCGAAGCCGTCGGCGCGCACGTCCCCCTCGACGACCTACAGGACGACTACGAGGCGACTGTCGAGGCGTACGACGTGATAGGATGTGAACGAATCGTCGTCCCCACCTACGGCGAGGAGGGATTCACCTCCGAGTCGGCCGTCAAGGCAACAGCCGAGGAACTGACGACGCTCGCCGACCGACTCGCAGACGACGGCTTCGAGGCCCACTACCACAACCACGCCTACGAGTTCGCCGAGATGCGGGGCGAGTTCGGAACGGCGTACGACGCCTTCGCCGCGCGCACTGACGACCGACTGGGTTTAGAGTTCGACGTCGGACTCGCCCGCCACGGCGGCGCCAGTCCGACAGCGTACATCGACCGCTACGCCGACCGCATCTCCTTAGTCCACCTCACCGACACAGTACCGGACGACGAGAAGACACTCCACGTCGACCTCGGCGAGGGCGTCGTGGACCTCCGGGCGTGCGTCCACGCAGCCACAGACGCCGACGTAGCGTGGCTTATACACGAGAATGGCCTGACGACAGACCCCAAAGCGACGCTGACTCGGAGCGCGGACCGAGTCCGAGAACTACTCGACGGCCCGTAG
- a CDS encoding RidA family protein, protein MKEIHTDAAPDSIGPFSQGIIDSGRIFVSGQGPVDPDSGEVVSEDIGEQTARTLENIAAVLEAGGSSLDSVVKTTVFVTDMSNYDAINEVYAEYVTDPYPARSAVEVADLPIDIGVEIEVIAAVED, encoded by the coding sequence ATGAAAGAGATTCACACGGACGCAGCACCCGATAGCATCGGCCCCTTCTCGCAGGGAATCATCGACAGCGGACGAATATTCGTCTCCGGACAGGGTCCAGTCGACCCCGATTCCGGCGAAGTAGTGAGCGAGGACATCGGCGAACAGACCGCACGGACGCTCGAAAATATCGCCGCTGTACTCGAAGCCGGCGGGAGTTCGCTCGACAGCGTGGTCAAGACGACTGTGTTCGTCACGGACATGTCGAACTACGACGCGATAAACGAGGTATACGCCGAGTACGTGACCGACCCGTACCCGGCGCGGAGCGCCGTTGAAGTGGCAGACCTTCCCATCGATATCGGCGTCGAGATAGAGGTTATCGCCGCAGTCGAAGACTGA
- a CDS encoding aminotransferase class V-fold PLP-dependent enzyme yields MQEETIYEELGVPRVVNAAGTKTRIGGSLIRPEAVEAMSRAAESFVRLSDLQVRAGELISEVTGAEAGYVGSGAAACMTLAAAAAIAGDDLGTMSRLPETEGIADEIVMPRTHRNGYDHAFRAAGARIVDVGNNDNYLGTGSNSTEPWEIADAITEDTVAVGYMEKAFSTPPLEEVIRVAHDHDVPVIVDAAAEVPPRENLSAFVDAGADMVVFSGGKAIRGPQTTGILAGRQEYVRSAALQHLDMHVAESVWEPPTELFDKASLAGVPRQGIGRPLKVGKEEVVGLIAALEAFVEEDQDALDEEWNARLDIVEKGLDEIAGVTTRREPGGKLMVAPEVHVEVDPAAAGTDAVELVGSLRTENPRIFVGSDDLLDDAFTVNPMCLTDEEAGYVAERIQNALE; encoded by the coding sequence ATGCAAGAAGAGACCATCTACGAGGAGTTGGGCGTGCCGCGCGTCGTCAACGCAGCGGGGACGAAGACGCGAATCGGCGGGAGCCTCATCCGACCCGAGGCCGTCGAGGCGATGAGTCGCGCCGCGGAATCGTTCGTCCGCCTTTCGGACCTGCAGGTTCGGGCGGGTGAACTCATCTCGGAGGTGACGGGCGCGGAGGCTGGATACGTCGGAAGCGGTGCGGCCGCCTGTATGACGCTCGCCGCCGCCGCCGCCATCGCCGGCGACGACTTGGGGACGATGTCACGACTGCCCGAGACGGAAGGAATCGCAGACGAGATAGTGATGCCGCGCACCCACCGCAACGGTTACGACCACGCGTTCCGCGCGGCGGGCGCGAGAATCGTCGACGTCGGGAACAACGACAACTATCTCGGCACGGGGTCGAACAGTACCGAACCGTGGGAGATAGCCGACGCCATCACCGAGGATACCGTCGCCGTCGGCTACATGGAGAAGGCGTTCAGCACGCCGCCCCTCGAAGAGGTGATCCGAGTCGCTCACGATCATGACGTCCCGGTCATCGTCGACGCCGCCGCCGAGGTACCGCCGCGCGAGAATCTCTCCGCGTTCGTCGACGCGGGCGCGGACATGGTCGTCTTCAGCGGCGGGAAGGCTATCCGCGGTCCGCAGACGACCGGTATCCTAGCAGGCAGGCAGGAATACGTCCGTTCGGCCGCTCTGCAACACCTCGATATGCACGTCGCCGAGTCCGTCTGGGAACCACCGACCGAACTGTTCGACAAGGCGTCGCTGGCGGGCGTCCCCCGGCAGGGAATCGGCCGCCCGCTGAAAGTCGGAAAGGAGGAGGTCGTCGGTCTCATCGCGGCACTGGAGGCGTTCGTCGAAGAGGATCAAGACGCGTTGGACGAGGAGTGGAACGCCCGCCTCGACATCGTCGAGAAGGGACTCGACGAAATAGCGGGCGTGACGACGCGCCGCGAACCCGGTGGCAAACTGATGGTCGCACCGGAGGTACACGTCGAGGTCGACCCCGCAGCGGCCGGCACCGACGCCGTCGAACTCGTCGGGTCACTTAGAACGGAGAACCCGCGCATCTTCGTCGGGTCCGACGACCTGTTGGACGACGCCTTCACGGTGAATCCGATGTGTCTCACCGACGAGGAAGCGGGGTACGTCGCCGAACGAATTCAGAACGCGCTAGAGTAG